The following coding sequences lie in one Clupea harengus chromosome 23, Ch_v2.0.2, whole genome shotgun sequence genomic window:
- the si:ch211-28p3.4 gene encoding zinc-binding protein A33 isoform X2: MKAQIKETLVKQQEYLNRQRDAIAYRMKKLAAKQADINKKTDVLKEKIKKKYQDMKRVLDEDLHITMTQLEMEAEATERVIEDHVERCYVLTQDIDHELSELSARLEKQQNYDKDSETEGRIADMLKQTDPELIHMDEFKNEQLFSLTINLLLFIRSQVPVTKKLFQSYATDVVLNPNSAHPKLIISPGGDSVTYTETWQEVPENVSRFDTTLNAVSLNGFGEGRHYWEVQVAGKTYWELGVTYPSIPRKGREELSWLGRGTDSWCVEFFNGSYNAWHRGVSHALTHVEGRGFTRIGVFSSSPGGLVCFLGADTMTPLYCFCAGTFTDKLLQAVCPGHDNEGTNWKPLQLCDASRSGPTL, encoded by the exons ATGAAGGCACAAATTAAA GAAACACTGGTAAAGCAACAGGAGTACCTGAATCGTCAGAGAGATGCTATTGCGTACAGAATGAAGAAGTTGGCAGCCAAACAGGCAGACATAAAC aaaaagacagacgTTCTGAAGGAGAAGATCAAGAAGAAGTATCAGGATATGAAGCGTGTCTTGGACGAGGACCTGCACATCACAATGACCCAGCTGGAGATGGAGGCCGAGGCCacagagagggtgatagagGACCATGTGGAGCGCTGCTACGTCCTCACGCAGGACATCGACCACGAGCTGTCCGAGCTCAGCGCCCGGCTGGAGAAGCAGCAGAACTACGACAAG GACtcggagacagaggggag GATAGCGGACATGCTAAAGCAGACCGACCCCGAGCTCATCCACATGGACGAGTTTAAAAACGAGCAGCTCTTCAGTCTCACCATCAACCTGCTGCTCTTCATCCGCTCCCAGGTCCCCGTCACCAAGAAGCTCTTCCAGAGCT ATGCCACAGATGTTGTCCTCAACCCCAACTCGGCCCATCCAAAACTCATCATCTCTCCTGGGGGCGACTCGGTCACCTACACGGAAACCTGGCAGGAGGTCCCTGAGAACGTGTCCCGCTTCGACACCACCCTCAACGCCGTGAGCCTCAACGGCTTCGGGGAGGGCCGCCACTACTGGGAGGTGCAGGTGGCTGGCAAGACCTACTGGGAGCTGGGCGTCACCTACCCGAGCATTCCCAGGAAGGGCCGGGAGGAGCTCAGCTGGCTGGGCCGGGGCACTGACTCTTGGTGCGTGGAGTTCTTCAACGGCAGCTACAACGCGTGGCACCGGGGCGTGTCGCACGCGCTGACCCACGTGGAGGGCCGCGGCTTCACGCGCATCGGCGTGTTCTCCAGCTCGCCGGGGGGGTTGGTGTGCTTCCTGGGAGCGGACACCATGACGCCGTTGTACTGCTTCTGCGCGGGAACGTTCACCGACAAACTGCTCCAGGCCGTCTGTCCCGGACACGACAACGAGGGGACCAATTGGAAACCTTTGCAATTATGCGACGCCTCTAGGTCCGGCCCCACCCTGTGA
- the si:ch211-28p3.4 gene encoding E3 ubiquitin-protein ligase TRIM69 isoform X1 produces the protein MKAQIKETLVKQQEYLNRQRDAIAYRMKKLAAKQADINKKTDVLKEKIKKKYQDMKRVLDEDLHITMTQLEMEAEATERVIEDHVERCYVLTQDIDHELSELSARLEKQQNYDKDSETEGRIADMLKQTDPELIHMDEFKNEQLFSLTINLLLFIRSQVPVTKKLFQSCFPWFRFNTDATDVVLNPNSAHPKLIISPGGDSVTYTETWQEVPENVSRFDTTLNAVSLNGFGEGRHYWEVQVAGKTYWELGVTYPSIPRKGREELSWLGRGTDSWCVEFFNGSYNAWHRGVSHALTHVEGRGFTRIGVFSSSPGGLVCFLGADTMTPLYCFCAGTFTDKLLQAVCPGHDNEGTNWKPLQLCDASRSGPTL, from the exons ATGAAGGCACAAATTAAA GAAACACTGGTAAAGCAACAGGAGTACCTGAATCGTCAGAGAGATGCTATTGCGTACAGAATGAAGAAGTTGGCAGCCAAACAGGCAGACATAAAC aaaaagacagacgTTCTGAAGGAGAAGATCAAGAAGAAGTATCAGGATATGAAGCGTGTCTTGGACGAGGACCTGCACATCACAATGACCCAGCTGGAGATGGAGGCCGAGGCCacagagagggtgatagagGACCATGTGGAGCGCTGCTACGTCCTCACGCAGGACATCGACCACGAGCTGTCCGAGCTCAGCGCCCGGCTGGAGAAGCAGCAGAACTACGACAAG GACtcggagacagaggggag GATAGCGGACATGCTAAAGCAGACCGACCCCGAGCTCATCCACATGGACGAGTTTAAAAACGAGCAGCTCTTCAGTCTCACCATCAACCTGCTGCTCTTCATCCGCTCCCAGGTCCCCGTCACCAAGAAGCTCTTCCAGAGCT GTTTTCCTTGGTTCCGTTTCAACACAGATGCCACAGATGTTGTCCTCAACCCCAACTCGGCCCATCCAAAACTCATCATCTCTCCTGGGGGCGACTCGGTCACCTACACGGAAACCTGGCAGGAGGTCCCTGAGAACGTGTCCCGCTTCGACACCACCCTCAACGCCGTGAGCCTCAACGGCTTCGGGGAGGGCCGCCACTACTGGGAGGTGCAGGTGGCTGGCAAGACCTACTGGGAGCTGGGCGTCACCTACCCGAGCATTCCCAGGAAGGGCCGGGAGGAGCTCAGCTGGCTGGGCCGGGGCACTGACTCTTGGTGCGTGGAGTTCTTCAACGGCAGCTACAACGCGTGGCACCGGGGCGTGTCGCACGCGCTGACCCACGTGGAGGGCCGCGGCTTCACGCGCATCGGCGTGTTCTCCAGCTCGCCGGGGGGGTTGGTGTGCTTCCTGGGAGCGGACACCATGACGCCGTTGTACTGCTTCTGCGCGGGAACGTTCACCGACAAACTGCTCCAGGCCGTCTGTCCCGGACACGACAACGAGGGGACCAATTGGAAACCTTTGCAATTATGCGACGCCTCTAGGTCCGGCCCCACCCTGTGA
- the casp7 gene encoding caspase-7, with amino-acid sequence MDLDKDSEPVGDAESYGDGDTTDAKPDRKGRFLLFGGKKSKDGQAREQENTSESHYRIVSPTFQYKMSHKCVGKCIIINNKNFDEKTGMNVRNGTDRDAGELYKCFKSLGFDVCVYNDQTCEKMERLMKEASEEDHSESSCFACILLSHGEEGMIYGTDGAMPIKSMTSLFRGDMCKSLVGKPKLFFIQACRGSEFDDGIQTDSGPPNDTLETDANPRHKIPVEADFLFAYSTVPGYYSWRNPGRGSWFVQALCNVLNEFGKQLEIMQILTRVNYMVATSFESWSEDPRFSEKKQIPCVVSMLTKELYFN; translated from the exons ATGGATTTGGATAAGGACTCAGAACCTGTGGGTGATGCCGAGAGCTACGGCGACGGAGATACCACGGATGCCAAGCCAGATAGGAAAGGCAGGTTCCTGCTGTTCGGAGG TAAGAAGTCTAAGGATGGCCAGGCGCGAGAGCAGGAGAACACCTCTGAAAGCCATTACAGGATCGTTTCGCCTACATTCCAGTATAAGATGAGCCACAAGTGTGTGGGCAAGtgcatcatcatcaacaacaagaACTTTGACGAAAAGACAG GGATGAATGTACGCAATGGCACTGACCGAGACGCAGGGGAGCTGTACAAGTGCTTCAAGAGCCTGGGCTTCGACGTGTGCGTCTACAATGACCAGACCTGTGAGAAGATGGAGCGTCTGATGAAAGAGG CCTCGGAGGAGGACCATAGTGAGAGCTCCTGCTTCGCCTGCATCTTGCTGAGCCACGGCGAGGAGGGCATGATCTATGGCACGGACGGGGCCATGCCCATCAAGAGCATGACCTCCCTCTTCCGCGGGGACATGTGCAAGAGCCTGGTGGGCAAGCCTAAACTCTTCTTCATCCAG GCTTGTCGGGGTTCAGAGTTTGACGACGGCATTCAGACAGACTCGGGACCCCCCAACGACACCCTGGAGACGGACGCCAACCCCCGACACAAGATCCCCGTGGAGGCAGACTTCCTGTTTGCCTACTCCACTGTGCCAG GCTACTACTCATGGAGGAACCCTGGCCGCGGCTCGTGGTTCGTCCAGGCCTTGTGCAACGTCCTCAACGAGTTCGGCAAGCAGCTGGAGATCATGCAGATCCTCACGCGGGTCAACTACATGGTGGCCACCAGCTTCGAGTCCTGGTCGGAGGATCCGCGCTTCAGCGAGAAGAAACAGATACCATGCGTGGTCTCCATGTTGACCAAAGAGCTCTACTTCAACTGA